Within the Montipora foliosa isolate CH-2021 chromosome 11, ASM3666993v2, whole genome shotgun sequence genome, the region tttgagaaatgcgtggttaccccaaattttccttttcgatttcaataacacttgttaagatctgcttttcctgcatattcagtaagccacgcaaaaatacctttgaattagtaggcattGTCCTCAAACAATGaggtcagcaaagattcccttttAGCTACGTCCAAAAAAAGATGGATTCATTTTGCTCCATTGGTTTACTTTCAAAGTTGATAAAACAACCTAATGTTATGAGACAGAGCCAATTATCACTTGCAACTACTTATTGAGCTTGATATATAGGAGTTAATGGTCATGGgtggtattttttattttatttttattttattaagcTTCGCCGAAATGtaataaaatgtaaattaaatAACTGGCGGGGAGACCAAAACTGCAGAAACCATTTACTGTGGACCCTGAACTAAAAGAAACTAGTGCTTAAAAGACTCAAATAATCTGCATTACCTAAAGCATGTAACTAATAGCAACAGGAGGTGTGGCTGGAAAGACTGTGCACACAGTTGCATTTGAGGCAAACAGTTTTCCAGGATCAAGGGTCCTCAGGGTCATAAGACATCACAAGAGTGCTGGAGTAGTAATTGTGGAGAAGCGCCATGAGTTCATTTCAGACTAATTTGTTTGTTCATTAAGTGTGTGGGCAGAGCCTTCCAAATTCTAGAGGCCGGGCTAAAAAACGAGTGCTGGCACGTTATGGTCGTACAATCCGGGGGACGGAAAGCTGGCACATTCTTATCCCTAGTGGATCTAATTACACGTACCGGACCTATAGGAGTTGGAGGACTTCGCTCGGTACATTAACTAGGCCATTAACACATTTCAAGAAGAAAACTACGTCTTGGTATCCATGTCTCAGAAAACACATGTTTGTTCCAAGGGAGGTCAAGAGCCACCCAAATTTACTTGTAAGCACAAAGTTGTGATATGGGTGTGTGTGGATCTTAGCATTTTGTAACTTGAAATAAATTTAAGCAATGCGATCACTACCCAATCACAAGCCAAACATagcttttcttgaaaactggtTGAATTTGTGCACAAGAAAGAACGTGAATCATCTTAAAAATCATCACTGTTCAAGGATTCTTGTTGTAATAACAGCAGTGTGAGAAGTTACAACTGTCCATTTTACTTTTCTGTTGTGTTCACAGGTGAAGGCTTTCATTGGAGAGTTATTGCCTCATTAGTATCCTTTATTGTGTAAAAGATAATCAAGGCCTTCAATAATGTTACACATGTACAGTGCACTCCTCTTGGGGAGGGTGAATGGCCACTGAAGAGTGGTCACCTTCCTCTTTCCTAGGAGCGCTATGTAAGTCATATTGCTGATGTTTTTGTCCTTAATGAAACAAAGCCATGATGTGAAGATCAAGTATATCCCTGGCAAGGATCCAACAATGATATTTTTGGATGCTGAGAATAAAGTTGTTCTGGTGTGTCTTCATTTTGAACTAAtcaattttttatatatttttttatattgtaTGCATTTCATTTCACTAAAAGGCAGACTGCACAGAAtgtgcaagtacaaggaaaggttacgtttatacaaacgttggccgtgtagcacttatattttaaacagagttaactgaatagagtgtaatgtgaagtgctagatttcaatcccatatgaaccatgtgagcgttagccctactgatggaaatgggcccacacaaggacagagttatttccatcagtagggctaacgctcacatggttcatatgggattgaaatctagcacttcacattacactccattcagttaactctgcaCAGAATGTGGACCATAATCTTGTTGTTCAGATAGTGGGAGCATTTTCGTTTGCTAAGAGGATAGACTACTTTTCAGTGTTCATGTCCAGCCAGTATGATGATGAAAAACCTTTACTCTCTTTTCAAAGAGCAGGGATTGAAGTTCCTGGTGTCTTATGTCACACTTGGTTGGGATGGAAATGCTTAGAGAAATGTTACCTTGGACCACAAGCTTTTCTGTAATCAGAGGGTTATTTATGATAGAACGCTTTATGGTGTTTGATTTGACCCCATGAGTGTCCTTCATATGTGAGATGAAATCTCTTTGTGTTACATGTTTTACAAGGAGGAGGATGTTTCGGAGAAGAGTATGGAGGAGATCTGTCAGATTCTGGAAAAACATGGCATGGCAAAATCCAAGGAAGCAAGAAGTGAAGTGCCTGAGGAACTGTGGGAAGATGAACCAGAGGAGCCTTATGAACCATGGGAAGAGGAGGAAGATAGAGATCTTGAGGATGAGGAAGGAACTGAATGGCCTGAAACAGAAGAATTTGAAGAAGAGGAAGAGGGTGGTTATACTACCGAACACACAGAACTCTAAAATATAGGAACATTTCAGCAGTGTTGTTTGGAAGAAGACTGCCTTGATATTGTCACAGAGAAATATTAGTGAGTAAAACAGAGTTTTTTAAGGCTTTCTGGTCAACCATGAACTTAAAAGGTTTCAAGATATAATGATGCAGTTGTGAATAAATCATTGTAACGGTTGCTGATGGTATCATCTTGAGACCTGATGAGAATGGTGATAAGAGCTGTCAAAAATGCTGTTTATGGAAAATAGATTAAAAGtgcaaatatttcaaaatgttttGCCTTTTTACTCTTGACCAACCATGCACTAAGGCATATTGTTTAATTGAGGTAAACAAACCATCAAGAAATAATGTTGAAAGGTGTGAGCAcactaaaattattttatttggtCGTATTTACAAAAAACCCTAGTCAATGTCTTGTGTATGCATCTTGGTGGTAAGTTTGGTTGGCCTTTTAGTTGCATCTATATCTGCTAATTCAGGAAGGAACTGTCATGCCTCGCAAATTTCTGTGGCCTTTGGAAAGGGAACACTATCAACTCGTTTATCCTGAAATTATCAGTTTTCATCTTGAAATTCATTATGATCTTGAAGGCATTCATCAAGGAACTCTGTTACAGTTTTTGCAAATTCCAATGGTTTTTCTGCATGAGGCCAGTGTCCACTGTCTGGGATAAATTTTAGGTCAGCTCTTGGAAAAAGTTTCTGTATACCAGCAAATTCTTCAGCCCTAGAGAAAGGGAAAATTCTTGATGAGATAATGCAAAATACCCTGGTATTGGAGATAAGCATGCTAATGTGTGTGCTGCTAAATTAAATGCAACTAAATTCAAGCTTTTAATCTAGTTGTGATTTTCTTGGGGGGAAAATAATCGGTTACTGCAGCAACTTAAGCAGATGCAAGAAGCTATAAAATATCACATCCACTGAGCACCTTAACATGGTGTGTTAAGTATATGGAATCACATGGGCCCAACGacaattacaataattattaacccattgacccctgagagtgatactcgatagattttactctgtctaattaTGCCAGACTATTATACTCTTTAATGGAGGGCTCCCTAGAGCATTTGAGGCGTGAATGGGGGATTAATTTCACgtgcattttcaaaattttcgcaaaattcgtgatgagggcaatttggaaaacttttgaaaatgcaagtgaaaataTCCTTACATTTGTATTTCCCAAAGGGCACACTGTGATTACCTGTGTAACACataaaaagcaaaattattgaggggaGCCCATTCAAAGCCGTGACCAATGACAATCAACTTAAATAACCCATCACTTCAACAAGCACTTTAATCTTAAAATTACTGTAAACACTGTCAtttggttaaagttcaattcaagaAATCATAATTTGCTGTCAAAAGAAATAAGCTAGCACTTAAAATTTTATATGTGGACAAAAGGCAGATTAATCAGAATCAGAATCTGCAAGAAGattcgcttgctctggataagcagcTGTTAATcaatcaagtaatcatgcccgtGTGATTatgaaaaaatgccctctgtctcagctaatcagcattcagtaattttgccccatATGTGTTAAGCAAAACGAGTTTTTGCTTGGAAGATTGGATTCACTGGGTCCTCTTGATGTTTTCTGTCCCTTTAATTCTTTCTCCGATTCCACCCAAACAGTGTTACAAGTGGCTAAATGACTACAGTAGGCATATGCAAATATCTAGATTACTGCCTGTCATGGCAGCATTATATTTTCTGAGGTCAAAGGACTATGATTGGTGGCTGAACTGCACATACACCCATCCTCCAATCAGCTCGGCAGTTGTTAGTGGCTGGCTAAGGTTCTTGTTATTCTACTTACTGAATATAGTCTGATCTGCTACCACCAATAAAAAGCGTTCTTCCATTGTACTTCTGATGTGGAAATTGTGTTGGAAAACCTGACACTTCAGAGATGTTATTTTCTATGGCTTCTAAATTTATTCTCCATTTGAATCCAGTTTCACCTTTCACAAGGTTTGTTAAGAAAAATGACCTCAAAAATGCATTCTGTGAACAAAACGTCACAATCAAATGAAGCAATAGCTATTACATGATTATTCATAAATTTTGAATCTCGGATGTTATGTTTCTAGCATTCTCAATGGCTCACTCAACCTCAGTCTCGTATACCATGAACTGCTACAGCGAATAGGTTTAGAAACCACGTTGGAAAACCGTCGTGTCCAGAACATGTTGATATAACAttaaatgcttgtttttaaGGCACCGCCCCCACATGCATTCAGGAATTCGTTAAAATGAGAAATAACAAGTACAATTTAAGGGGCAATAATATGCCATCACTGCCAAAAGTAAATACTACAAAGCATGGCTTAAACTCTTTTAAATATTTCGCCGTAAAACAATGGAATACTGGTAGTATTccaaatgaataataattattgcgtttAAAAGCTGGAGGCTTACAATTTAATAAACAAGtgacaaacattaaattttagttacctaaattttgtaattttagataccagatattttattcatattcttacatttttatgtatatatttcttttttctttaatattattttgtggaaaacctgTAACATAGCTTCAGCTAAGTGTTTCTACccacgttaaataaagattatgtatgtatgtataccATCTGACCTTGTGTGCAATCTGATTGTCCCTGTTGTCTcataaactaataataataacattattgaaCAACTTCCAGTTGTTTCGTTAAATTGAAAGAGTTCCAGCTTGTTGGACATGAGAGTGCTTACAGTCAACTTGATGCAAATGCGTGTGATGTTGCCTATTTTACCATATTCTCAACGTTTGCTTAATCAGGAATATTTTAAATTCGATTACTTCAACTTGAGGCAAAGAAGGGGAAAGAACTGCATTGAATGTCCACACATGCCCAACAAATTCCCTTTTCCTCCAATTTAATGAAAACAAGTCTTTAAATAATTTCTAAATCAGGAAAACTTACTGGAACAACATCCATCAACAACCGTTCAGCATCTTGCTTGTTTTTGACAAGATTTAAGTTCATGTTTCGTTTTGCTGTTAAGTACCGTGGAATATCATCGTctaatgtttgttttgttggcGACATATCAACAACTATGAGACTGTGTACATATTCTGGATGAGATAAGGCCAACGTCATAGCTGTTTTTCCACCCATACTGTGCCCCATCACAACAGCCTTTGGAAGCTCAAGTTCTTGAAATAGATTACACACATCCAAAGCCTGAACATGGTAATTCATTTCCGTACTGTGCTCACTTTCCCCATGATTTCTTGCATCTATGGTTAGAATCTGCAATGAATTAAGAAGACTTAGGTATTGGTGATAAATCAGATGAAATTTGCATAAAGAAATGAACTAAACAGTACCTTTCTTCCAGTGTCCTTATGGAAGCGTTTTGCTAGCGTTCTCCAATTTGTTTTAGATCCAAATAGTCCATGAAGAATCACCAAAGGAGGCAAGTCTTCTCCATCAGAACTTGCATCAGTATGGTCATAAGCTATTCTAACTGgtgaacttgaaaaaaaacaaaggatgtCACCAACTATTTTTTTCCCTGATGCAACTGTCTTTTTATTTTGTGTGATATGCCAGAACtggggtgtcttgaaaacaaagatccctaagacttgaaaatgaagaaaagtaacccaaaacaggggcggatctagcattttttgaaagtgggggctgaataagaatactaatcagcgcgcgttagcgtgCCTCGGTAGCGCCTTCGGCACTattttctaggggggtctgggggcatgcccccccccagaaaattttggaaattttggaaagtaaaatatcaggatttcatatattctatatacaaggctaaaagttaaaaaattaaaatgttcaaaccaaacgttttcggctgtttgccatcatcagggttaaaatgGGTGACCGTCCGCGCGTACgttgtatatagaatatattttacAGGATTTCatgttgaataaaattataagttgtggttataatgatgcatggtttgtgactcttcgctcctaagtcacaacagccttgtaagaaacgaatgaagtttctgtataccacaagtgcgcaggatggtgatctttacgtctgctttcttagccattttctgaatcttttcatgcactgaatgcgcaaacactgtttttgcatccttgcgcatatctgccagctgatctttcacaacgttaatatgcctgtatgcctcaataacatccaatgtcgaaccctgtaacgaacggctaagtcctatcctaaatccaaaaagatgcttggcagtgtaaaaggcagcaatgaacacagggttcttgatttgatggaacagcacataagcacgtacgtgtcacaatgttattctcattgtacctaaccaaaatatatataaatatgtatacagacattaagattttacgttgttacagtctctgtaaaataggaTGACTGTAaacaagtaattctcatccagtcttcttcgtcatttcaaaaggataacattaatgccggtaacgttgaaagctttttcgcacaactttggtcatactattagtgaaaaatcatgctttagctaaaaaaatcaaaagatccaacagactgcttacaaaattattaaattattgtatattttgacaaaaaataaatctccgacgaactgaaagggggggccgcggccccctcagccccccccccccccccctcccctaaaTCTGCCCCTGCAAAACCCTCAATTTAGCTAACCCTAGgtctaaaaaccaacttaagacctagttaggcctagggttagcgaaattgagggttttgggatAATTCCTTCGTTTTTGAGTCTTACGGTCTTAGGGgtgtttgttttcaagacacccccAGAACTGTGCTGATTTTCGTGTAACTAGCTGAGGTGACAGAGTGGTCtagtaaaatttaaaaatacatgCAGCTTGTTGCTTTGAGAGGAACTGATAAATGAGCCAAGATATAATTGCAATATTATTCGTGGTAGTTTTTGTAGATACTTTTCTGGGACCTTCCTTTAAATTTGACTGGAGATTCTTTTAGACTAAGTTTGCAATGACTTTATAATAAAATTCACCAAAAATTTTTAATCACCTATTTCAAATTATCACTGCCATTTTAGACAGCGAGTCTGCTGTCTCTTATTGTAGAATCAAATATCCCCAAGCATGTGCCCAATAACTTTCCTCTATGAGTAGCGGGAGGACACTCCAGTCCAACGTGAAAGGTGTATaaaagtgacgtcaaatcaTTGTCCTACCTTGCATTTAAAGAGCTACAATGTAAAACGTTGTGAACTACTGCTATACATCGACATCCAAAGAAAACTCTTCGCTTATCAACGAAAGAAAGCAATTTATTTAGTCTGAAATGGCCCATTACACACAAACTGCCAGGCGTTTAACGCAAATCTTCAGAACCAGGCCTTCTATGTTAACTGAGAAAAGCCTAGGCTAAGCCATTGCCCCACCTCGAAAGACCACGTGACGAACACAGAAGATTCTCACCAAGCTACTTCCTGTGCAGGGGAAGCGGTGTATAACATTCTTTATATTTGAAAGCccttttagatgttttaaatgATAATTGTACTATGGCTGCGAAAGATTATGATCATTTATTCAAGCTCTTAATCATTGGGGATAGCGGTAAGGGTCCATTTCTCTGTGACCTTCGAAATGAGCTTAAGTTACAGTGATCTTGTCTACATTCGTTGATGATATGCCAGAAAAATTAGCTTTAGCATACAAACGAATTGTTCTTGTTTCAAATGCAGCGTGTTTCGACTTTTAAAGGCACATTAAACTTGCTTGGTTACTGTTCGATCTTGGCCTTATAAAGCAAGCTAATGACAAGAATAATGACAAGATCATTGTAAACAAACTCGATTCTCTGTGATCAATTTAACGGGAACGTCATAATTTGATTTCTTGTCTGGTACAACCATGCTTTCCTCTGGTGCGTTTGTTGTTTGGCCATATCTTAACTGAATGACTGTTAAAATTGCTTGGCTCTTTCTATGGTTTACGTTATTTAACCACTAGGAGAAATGATCAGGCAATCATTTTATAGCAACAAAGGTACCAGATCTTTCATTCGGCCGTTTAAATATATCACACGAGTGGTACACAAGCTAATGAAAGTGTATTCGTATAGTGCAGGGACCAAAACTTAACTGCTGAGAAAATTTATGTGTAGAAAAGCTAGATACTGAACTCCATTTTACAATTGACTAAATCCTATGAGTACTCCACAAGACGATCTTCACTTGAATATAGAACGGTTGtcttcattattttgtaaatattgtacAAGACTGGTTTTCAAGTATACTCTTGGCGCATGTTGAATGGGTATAAATTGTATAtcaaaaatttttgtttgacTTTTAGCCACCAGTTGCAACTTATTAAGATAtgcatttttatcttttgattaAATATGTACATCCATATTTGATGTTACTTTATGTGTTTAGGCATTGAAAAATGGTATGTTTTGGGTGTTGATGGATGTTGCTGCCAGTTGTCGTGTCAAGAGGGTTGTGCAGTGTTTTTAAGACTTTAACAGAATGTTTAAAAGCACCTGATCTAAGTATTGATTATTCATGAATATAAATGATGTTGATTTGAAATTACATTGTATTTCCTCTTTGTTGTTTGTAGGTGTTGGGAAAAGTAGTTTGCTACTCAGGTTTGCTGATAATATGTTCTCAGGTGTGTAACTTATGTTGTGAAATATATAATAACATGAATGCAAATATAATTTTAagagtaaaatattaaacaTAGATTTTGTTACCTCTTAAGTTATTTGCATTTTGTACACAGGGAACTACATTACCACGATTGGCGTTGATTTTAAAATACGGAAGATAAATGTTGGTGGTGAGATGGTAAAGTTGCAAATTTGGGACACTGCTGGACAGGAAAGGTTTCGTACTATAACATCAACGTAAGTTTATTTTCATGTGGCTTTGATGTTGCTGTCTTGACTTTAAACTACTATGCAGATTTTGATATGCACATAATTGTGTAACGTCACGGcttggaatgaaaaaaaaatccagttaCCATTTGGCaacaagatacaaaaatttaCAGTAGTCACAAAGTCATCGCAATGTATTGTGTTTCTATCtctttaacaaaacaaaatgtgagcctccaatacttgtgtgtaaagaaactgctgaaaatggcaaatgattgaGGGAATGGCGTTGTGCATGAATCGTCACAGCTAAATTATGTTACAATAATTTTTGTGCATagtatcttcagattgaaagaaaatttgtggtgagaaacaaaatgtttttgattcctttatttgttttagtGAAAGTAGCGGCAAAGTGAGAAGTTGATTGTTCATAACAGTACTGTTTTTTCCTGTTAGGTATTATCGTGGAACACATGGAGTTATAGTGGTATATGATGTAACAAGTGCTGACACTTTTGTTAATGTTAAAAGATGGTTACATGAAATTGATCAAAATTGTGATGATGTACAAAGAATTTTGGGTGAGTAAGCAGGAGGTCACACAAGCACAGCCTAAACTGGGTGGTGGTGTTACTTGAAAGATGCGAGGGTTTATATGGAGATATGTACAGAAGTGTCGTTAAATAGATGCACGCGGAGGATTTCAGTAGCCATCACCAAGTGTGCCTTTGctcttttccccaacttcaacatcactcgtctcttggaatacagacaataatattgttaagggtccactgacgtattttttggggtgcgttgctaaggatgtaatggttaagtaatttgagagaattttgcattattttggtcagttttgaacttttgtaagccaattaccctaaatatgacgtcatcataccacacccatggtcacgtgaccaataaaagaaaactctaaatttgtctccgtgctaggcaatttgggtatttaatcgatggtttaataatttgtatttgtttttgcatccagccaagcatagttttctttttattttgaaaaatgttctttttaaagacataaatgatactgaaatacccataactttttcaaaaaagatgattgtaaaaaatcaatgcttagctatattctgtatttgggagtgaaacgtgccatgtaaaaaaagatttaattcaatttaaaaccgccggaaatttagctttttccccaaaccggaagtcagatcatttacgcatgcgcagttgatctgagaacgagcgcaaGGAAGGgcaaggaaaaaccttcgatggaaacaacagtttgtgcggtgacttttgcttgtgagtgggttttcttgtcagctcatgatatgatgacgtcggttaccggaagtaacatttcacttccttagcaacgcgcgaaaaatccgtctttGGGCCCTTAATGTCACAAATTGTCCCTCAAAGGCTGCTTCTCAAGTGGGGATAAAattaaactgctgcatttacactgtacatgtaccttgacCCAAAAAGAATCCTAACGTTTGCCCTAACCTCATTATTAGAAATGTGCAGCAAAGGcttagggggtatttacatgagaccgggatgAGCTCAGACCAGCTTGAGTTCGTATTGACCTCCTTAGCTTTCTTCTTTTGCATTTACGTGAGACCCGTCTGTCAGTGAACGCAGACTGGTCGGTTTTCTACTTGGTTACTGGACTGAGACGAGAAACTCTTTTACCAGTCTGAGTTCATAACGGTCTTGTGTAattgacaacaaatctcagactgTGTCCgcaaatttcaagcctgtatgcttttgggtcagcaATACATTTATTGCACAAAGATATCATTTCGTCCCAGTTTTCAGTAAACAGCTGCAAGAATTTCATACCGGTACAAGTTCGTACTGGTCTGAGTTTGTCTcagtctcatgtaaatacccccttagACTAAgtgacacttcgtgttggatgtcaaaattgggagTGCATCTAATAGGCAgtttcgagttcatgtctgccacCTCTTCAAAGTGAGACTAAGTGCGAAGGTTGTCTTAtggaaattagttttcattcatatgtaaagtagaaccaattaccatcacaaaacttcacacttagactcactttgaaaaggaggcagatgAACTTAGAAATGGCCTATGACATGCATTTTTGGACATACGTGTTTATATGGGAccaatacatgtatgattgatttCTGTGCATGCCAAACCACAGACATATGTCCCAATGTTCTGAAAATTGTTTGGCAATTaattttatcatcatcatcattctttCTCATCATGCCAATGGCCACCCCATAAGGCTGTCACACTTTCTCGCCAACATTGGCCATGCTCCAGCTCTTCCACCTTGCTTACTTTCTCTCCCTTTCTGCAGTCATTCTCCAAGTGGTCTTTGGCCTCCTACTTACTCTTCAACCTTCTGGtgtttggcaataattattattattacaccaGAAAAACAGTGGGGCTAGTTACAtttatttggttttatcaacggagttgataatgtaaattggccaccgtacagagattctaaaagctgacgtttcgagcgttagcccttcgtcagagcgaatcgagggattatgggttacgtgtagtttttatagtagagtaggagctacgctattggtggtaacatggcaacgtgaaaaataggaatatattagttaaatgaaaagcgttcgttaataccgtgaggattaagggtgccgatttgaaagatgaatttttgttccagaatcttgcggctttccgtcgtacctagatgtagggaaaggccgcagacagccatgtgttttttggagtggttactTCGACGACTAcatagacttcgacgtctatgtagtgatgactccgatttttccagcaaatcagaggagatgtgccagttcttcgaaaaacgtggctatcctgcctctgtggtcaaagcgggccatcatcgcgcccaacaatttgatcgacagttatcactacaaacgtcacaaaaagataagaatgacagaattccattcaccctcactttccatcctcataatcacgcagtcaaaagcatcattcttagtaattttaaattactccaaaatgatcccgagactggtagaatcttttcgcaacctccacttatttcattcaaacgcgacaaaaacgtaggcaactttttagttagaagcgcgctcaaaactaacgagcaacccggcactttcaaatgcgcgcgctcacgatgcaaaacttgtcttttcattgttaacactagcaaggtatcgggacctaagcgatctgttaagatcaccgatcgtttcacatgtacctccgcaaatgtcatttattgcataacctgcacgttatgcaataaattatacattggtgagacaggtagacgactaggtgaccgattccgcgaacaccttcgcgatgttgagaagaatgacaaggatgcatccaagccagtcgctcgccattttaatctgcctaaccactccaaaaaacacatggctgtctgcggcctttccctacatctaggtacgacggaaagccgcaagattctggaacaaaaattcatctttcaaatcggcacccttaatcgtcacggtattaacgaacgcttttcatt harbors:
- the LOC137975948 gene encoding uncharacterized protein codes for the protein MIFLDAENKVVLEEDVSEKSMEEICQILEKHGMAKSKEARSEVPEELWEDEPEEPYEPWEEEEDRDLEDEEGTEWPETEEFEEEEEGGYTTEHTEL
- the LOC137976550 gene encoding ras-related protein Rab-35-like gives rise to the protein MAAKDYDHLFKLLIIGDSGVGKSSLLLRFADNMFSGNYITTIGVDFKIRKINVGGEMVKLQIWDTAGQERFRTITSTYYRGTHGVIVVYDVTSADTFVNVKRWLHEIDQNCDDVQRILVGNKDDDPDRKVVEREDSKKFAEQMGIQVFETSAKDNKNVEEVFNAITQMVLRQKKDQIAKANEQSGVIKVKKEKKSKKGRFC
- the LOC137975946 gene encoding sn-1-specific diacylglycerol lipase ABHD11-like → MGHFRLNKLLSFVDKRRVFFGCRCIAVVHNVLHCSSLNASSPVRIAYDHTDASSDGEDLPPLVILHGLFGSKTNWRTLAKRFHKDTGRKILTIDARNHGESEHSTEMNYHVQALDVCNLFQELELPKAVVMGHSMGGKTAMTLALSHPEYVHSLIVVDMSPTKQTLDDDIPRYLTAKRNMNLNLVKNKQDAERLLMDVVPNAFLRSFFLTNLVKGETGFKWRINLEAIENNISEVSGFPTQFPHQKYNGRTLFIGGSRSDYIQAEEFAGIQKLFPRADLKFIPDSGHWPHAEKPLEFAKTVTEFLDECLQDHNEFQDEN